A section of the Oryzias latipes chromosome 10, ASM223467v1 genome encodes:
- the dusp1 gene encoding dual specificity protein phosphatase 1, whose product MVIMEVLTVDSASLRALLDRDVPDCLVLDCRSFLSFNSSHISGSSNVRFSTIVRRRARGGLGLEHIVPNEDTRNRLLSGDYKSVVLLDDRSLDLGQVKKDGTLMLAVTALCRDPCGANVYILKGGFDAFSTEYPDMCTKSSPPQGLSLPLSSRNPDSASYSPCNTPLYDQGGPVEILPFLYLGSAYHASRKDMLEMLGITALINVSANCPNHFEDSFLYKSIPVEDNYKADISSWFNEAIEFIDSVRNKGGRVFVHCQAGISRSATICLAYLMRTNRVKLDEAFEFVKKRRSIISPNFSFMGQLLQFESQVLASSTCSSEAGSPAMGNNGTVFNFPVSIPVHSSASQLSFLHSPITTSPSC is encoded by the exons ATGGTCATAATGGAGGTTCTAACCGTCGACTCCGCGTCCCTCCGCGCTCTGTTGGACAGAGACGTCCCGGACTGCCTGGTGCTGGACTGCCGCTCATTTCTTTCCTTTAACTCGTCGCACATCTCGGGCTCCAGCAACGTTCGCTTCAGCACGATAGTGAGACGGAGGGCCAGGGGCGGCCTGGGCCTCGAGCACATCGTCCCAAACGAGGACACACGGAACCGGCTGCTGTCCGGGGACTACAAGTccgtggttctgctggacgacCGGAGTTTGGACTTGGGCCAGGTGAAAAAAGACGGGACTCTGATGCTTGCTGTTACAGCTCTGTGCCGTGACCCCTGCGGAGCCAATGTTTATATCCTCAAAG GTGGATTTGATGCCTTTTCTACGGAGTACCCAGACATGTGTACCAAGTCTTCTCCTCCACAAGGACTTAGCTTACCTTTGAGCTCCAGAAACCCAGACAGTGCAAGCTACAGTCCATGCAATACACCTCTATATGACcag gGGGGTCCCGTGGAGATCCTCCCATTCCTGTACCTTGGCAGCGCTTACCATGCCTCCAGAAAAGACATGCTGGAGATGCTGGGGATCACCGCCCTTATCAATGTGTCTGCCAACTGTCCCAACCACTTTGAGGACTCCTTCCTCTACAAGAGCATCCCCGTCGAGGATAACTACAAAGCCGATATCAGCTCGTGGTTCAACGAGGCGATCGAGTTCATCG attcAGTGAGAAACAAAGGAGGACGGGTGTTTGTCCATTGTCAAGCAGGCATCTCCCGCTCTGCAACCATTTGTCTAGCCTATCTGATGCGCACCAACCGCGTGAAGCTGGACGAGGCCTTTGAGTTTGTCAAGAAGCGCCGCAGCATCATCTCTCCCAACTTCAGCTTCATGGGCCAGCTCCTCCAGTTCGAGTCCCAGGTTCTGGCCTCGTCCACTTGCTCCTCAGAGGCGGGCAGTCCGGCAATGGGCAACAACGGAACTGTGTTCAACTTTCCCGTCTCCATCCCCGTGCACTCCTCAGCCAGCCAGCTTTCGTTCCTCCACAGTCCCATCACCACCTCGCCGAGCTGCTGA